A genomic window from Thunnus maccoyii chromosome 2, fThuMac1.1, whole genome shotgun sequence includes:
- the LOC121912610 gene encoding uncharacterized protein LOC121912610 → MNMASVGILFLFFIVIRAQSEGKAFVEVECKTGNVGQYGQQSMLDCVVTTAEEVKDPKILAVTWKKKGSEDNSDKTLLVFHKGKTTLQPGYRFAESSWNNRNMNISLLITNTMMVDRGDYTCSVFTDSGDDITETSLGVTAKYNKPTIRSIPEKITGREDVTLICSSVGGYPKGELRWFDEHNKDWPASSKMEAELTNDGLFKLSSKLSLLKNSIFSKYTCVVFNSSGGKEDEVTLEMPDTATSEGICC, encoded by the exons ATGAACATGGCCTCCGTTGGTATCCTCTTCTTGTTTTTCATCGTTATCAGAGCACAAAGTGAAGGAAAAG CTTTTGTAGAAGTGGAATGCAAGACTGGAAACGTGGGACAGTATGGCCAGCAGTCAATGCTGGACTGTGTTGTCACAACCGCAGAAGAAGTAAAAGACCCAAAAATCCTGGCGGTCACTTGGAAGAAAAAGGGATCTGAGGATAACTCAGATAAAACCTTACTGGTTTTTCACAAAGGGAAAACTACATTGCAGCCTGGCTATAGGTTTGCTGAATCATCCTGGAACAACAGGAATATGAACATATCCCTGCTCATCACCAACACTATGATGGTGGACAGAGGAGATTATACATGCTCGGTGTTTACAGACAGCGGTGATGATATCACAGAGACCAGCCTCGGAGTCACAG CCAAATACAACAAACCAACAATACGCTCGATCCCTGAGAAGATTACTGGAAGAGAAGATGTCACCTTGATCTGTAGCTCTGTTGGTGGATACCCAAAAGGTGAACTTCGCTGGTTTGATGAGCACAACAAGGATTGGCCAGCAAGCAGTAAAATGGAGGCAGAGCTGACAAACGATGGTCTGTTTAAACTGTCTAGCAAGCTGTCTTTGCTGAAAAATTCCATTTTCTCCAAGTACACCTGCGTAGTGTTCAACTCC
- the LOC121905282 gene encoding uncharacterized protein LOC121905282, with product MDAAAHLDKRVASRSPSSGELLSTTSLRKLIESISRSEMEENAEVAQLTNKLRQYETRQRRRQELLEHITSFLMEEEVDEDHNRGKGDTPTLPASVPHPHTTPISPNHSPPPPVKQAHDMEPQPGGHIRACLSMGPERETKVRDYTPASERERTNSAFTPVHPTPLKCPCSPHSTLSSGMVTPTLGQRYPTKPGHLQLQTTVLPHLYDDSGQGLQPQVQQQLTATAPAYKPTAASYSYPAALHYNPLQETPQASSYGPRYYVPETFPMAPPKHPLSAPGVGGSLLAVQPQLPSSQTVPPFSYGPPPRSVYGVPQPKIPDFSTDSEKEFANLRLALDNLLEPHPQLNEKYKYHVLLEHLKLPEAQMVGQSCRHHPYPYSAAMQALQLQYGQPHQLAQSEIAAILTTPDVKPGDARTFQSFALRVHLLVSMLLSLEGPRGMELNCCSHVDRLLSKLPKYHRDGFIEYLQLQGKLNSTSLNPYNLQDLNGWLQVKAQQQRLSNRLVQRYQQEKFLSNGKEKTLSKGEGQSVAVYHGAEPTQPSVSSNPTPSNNKRQFKTHCLFCDSKEHYISRCRNIKEQPVADLVKWLGEGRRCWKCARAHAPESCNLKKPCGECGGIHLQVLHDAAQRHSIDPQSRASESQVYLTPSIASSTPVLL from the coding sequence ATGGATGCAGCTGCTCATCTGGACAAACGTGTAGCCTCGCGCAGCCCCAGCTCAGGTGAACTGCTTAGCACTACTTCACTTAGAAAACTCATTGAATCCATCTCCAGAAGCGAGATGGAGGAGAACGCTGAAGTGGCCCAGCTCACCAATAAGCTCCGTCAGTACGAAACCCGACAGCGTCGCCGCCAGGAGCTCTTGGAACACATTACATCATTCCTAATGGAAGAAGAGGTAGATGAGGATCATAACAGAGGGAAGGGAGATACACCCACACTACCAGCCTCAGTCCCTCACCCTCATACAACTCCCATCTCTCCAAAccattctcctcctccaccagtAAAGCAAGCACACGACATGGAGCCTCAGCCTGGCGGACACATAAGAGCATGTTTGTCTATGGGACCAGAGAGGGAGACTAAGGTGAGAGACTACACCCCTGCATCAGAAAGGGAGAGAACAAATTCTGCATTTACACCAGTACACCCAACCCCTTTAAAGTGTCCATGCTCACCCCATTCCACTCTCTCATCTGGCATGGTGACACCAACACTGGGTCAGCGGTACCCCACCAAGCCGGGCCATCTGCAACTGCAGACCACTGTGCTACCTCACCTCTATGATGATTCTGGACAAGGCCTCCAGCCCCAAGTACAACAGCAGCTAACTGCTACAGCCCCTGCCTACAAGCCCACCGCTGCATCTTACAGTTATCCTGCTGCACTGCACTATAACCCACTACAAGAGACACCTCAGGCTTCAAGCTATGGCCCACGTTACTATGTTCCTGAGACTTTCCCAATGGCACCACCTAAGCATCCATTATCTGCTCCAGGAGTAGGTGGTTCACTTCTAGCTGTTCAGCCGCAGCTGCCATCTAGTCAGACTGTGCCCCCATTCAGCTATGGCCCACCACCTCGCTCAGTATATGGTGTGCCGCAACCCAAAATCCCAGACTTCTCCACAGACAGTGAAAAGGAGTTTGCTAATTTGAGGCTGGCCCTAGATAACTTGCTTGAGCCTCACCCGCAGCTGAATGAGAAGTACAAATATCATGTGCTACTTGAACATCTCAAGCTGCCTGAGGCTCAGATGGTCGGTCAGTCATGCCGTCATCACCCTTATCCATATTCAGCAGCCATGCAAGCTCTGCAGCTCCAGTATGGTCAGCCACACCAGCTGGCACAAAGTGAGATAGCAGCCATTCTAACCACACCGGACGTGAAGCCAGGTGACGCCCGTACTTTCCAGAGCTTCGCCCTACGAGTCCACCTCTTGGTGAGTATGCTGCTCTCCTTGGAGGGACCACGCGGTATGGAGCTCAATTGCTGCTCCCATGTTGATCGCTTACTCAGTAAGCTACCCAAGTATCACAGAGACGGGTTTATTGAATATCTGCAGCTGCAGGGAAAGCTCAACAGCACAAGCCTTAACCCCTACAACCTGCAGGACCTGAATGGATGGCTTCAGGTTAAAGCCCAGCAGCAGCGTCTGTCCAACCGATTGGTGCAGCGCTACCAACAGGAGAAATTTCTGAGTAATGGGAAAGAGAAGACCCTGTCTAAGGGCGAAGGGCAAAGTGTAGCTGTATATCATGGTGCAGAGCCCACACAACCCAGCGTCTCCAGTAATCCCACACCATCCAATAATAAGAGACAATTCAAGACGCATTGCCTCTTCTGTGACAGCAAGGAGCACTACATTAGCCGCTGTCGCAACATTAAAGAGCAGCCAGTGGCAGACCTGGTGAAGTGGCTAGGGGAAGGAAGGCGCTGTTGGAAGTGTGCACGAGCTCATGCGCCTGAGTCATGTAACCTCAAGAAACCCTGTGGCGAATGCGGTGGCATACACCTCCAGGTCCTACATGATGCAGCCCAACGTCACTCCATAGATCCACAGTCAAGGGCCTCGGAAAGTCAAGTCTATCTGACACCCAGCATTGCATCGAGTACTCCTGTACTCCTGTAA
- the LOC121912587 gene encoding uncharacterized protein LOC121912587: MILPAAAQQLELNGECETLALRTVRTDITHLLGSEINFEISPKGNPQKRYKVRGAFTASGLDLVEQTYPVQMLQRQHTHLRGVPLQPFVNVRPLVLLGSDHVHLITATKPVLRGATGGPIAIHTALGWALQGADVWVPEQTSVQQCLFTSVSGAHDLLYRNVERLWQLDVLPFRNEKMVVRSREDQEAMNLLETKTQRVNIEGVQRYATPLLRKTGAPKLNGSPHSVMAHLRATEKRLKKDPEKAALYSSEISKLIQAGYVNKLGPKEVDQSTEAWYLPHHLVCHNNKSRLVFNCSFRYKGASVNDQLLPGPTLGPSLLGVLLRFRQHQVTVSGDIRSMFHQVRLLPEDRPLLQFIWRDLRCEDPPDVYELQVLPFGTTSSPCCAIFALQQHACKHQDSYPGTLQSVQKSFYVGNCLESFPTIPAATQRVDQLRVLLAEGGFDLRQWASIQPTVVAHLPPDARSSTTELWLSQNRTDPLEPALGLRWNCAADTLGYQYRPIVHAALTMRMAYQVLASQYDPLGFIVPFTTRAKVLI, from the coding sequence ATGATTTTACCGGCCGCTGCCCAGCAGCTCGAGTTGAATGGTGAGTGTGAGACTCTTGCCTTACGCACTGTGCGAACTGACATTACACACCTCCTGGGGTCAGAGATCAACTTTGAAATCTCCCCCAAAGGAAACCCGCAGAAACGCTACAAAGTGCGGGGTGCATTCACTGCTTCAGGTCTAGACCTGGTGGAGCAGACCTATCCAGTGCAAATGCTCCAAAGACAGCACACTCACTTACGTGGAGTCCCACTGCAGCCATTCGTTAATGTGCGTCCACTGGTGTTGCTTGGGTCGGATCATGTACACCTCATTACTGCCACTAAGCCAGTTCTCAGAGGAGCTACTGGTGGACCCATAGCAATCCATACTGCCCTCGGATGGGCTTTGCAAGGTGCTGATGTGTGGGTGCCAGAACAGACCTCAGTGCAGCAGTGCCTCTTTACCTCAGTTTCTGGCGCCCATGACCTCCTGTATCGAAATGTCGAAAGGTTATGGCAACTCGATGTGCTACCCTTTCGCAATGAGAAAATGGTTGTTCGCTCTCGTGAGGATCAGGAAGCCATGAACCTTCTTGAAACCAAAACCCAGCGAGTCAACATTGAGGGAGTCCAGCGTTATGCCACCCCTCTCTTGAGGAAGACAGGTGCACCTAAGCTTAATGGTTCCCCACATTCTGTCATGGCTCACCTGAGGGCCACAGAGAAGCGGCTCAAGAAAGACCCGGAGAAGGCAGCTCTCTACTCATCTGAGATCAGCAAGCTTATTCAGGCAGGGTATGTCAATAAGCTTGGGCCCAAGGAGGTGGATCAGTCTACAGAGGCATGGTATCTCCCCCATCACCTTGTTTGCCACAATAACAAATCACGGTTAGTCTTCAACTGCTCGTTCAGGTACAAGGGTGCCTCAGTGAATGACCAACTCCTGCCTGGGCCCACGCTTGGACCTTCATTGCTTGGTGTCCTTCTACGATTCAGGCAACACCAGGTCACTGTGAGTGGAGACATCCGCTCCATGTTTCATCAGGTCCGACTCCTGCCTGAGGACAGACCGCTCCTCCAGTTCATCTGGAGAGACCTACGCTGTGAAGACCCACCAGATGTGTATGAATTGCAGGTGCTGCCATTTGGTACAACCAGCAGCCCATGCTGTGCCATCTTTGCTTTGCAGCAACATGCTTGTAAACACCAAGACAGTTATCCTGGTACGCTGCAATCGGTTCAGAAGAGCTTCTACGTGGGCAACTGCCTCGAGAGCTTCCCCACCATACCTGCAGCCACACAAAGGGTAGATCAACTGCGTGTCCTGCTGGCTGAAGGAGGGTTCGATCTCAGACAGTGGGCAAGCATTCAACCGACTGTGGTAGCCCATCTTCCCCCTGATGCAAGATCCTCAACTACAGAACTGTGGCTAAGTCAAAATCGGACCGACCCACTGGAGCCAGCCTTAGGCCTTAGGTGGAACTGTGCTGCTGACACCCTTGGCTACCAGTACCGGCCCATCGTACATGCTGCGCTGACAATGAGGATGGCATATCAGGTACTGGCCAGTCAGTATGACCCTTTGGGGTTCATCGTGCCATTCACAACACGCGCCAAGGTGCTTATCTAG
- the LOC121912597 gene encoding ICOS ligand-like translates to MNMASVGILFLFFIVIRAQSEGKTFVEVECKTENVGQYGQQSMLDCVVKTSEEVKEPEITVVAWKKKGSEDALLVFHKGKTTLRPGYKFAESSWNNRNMNISLLITNTMMVNSGDYTCLVMTDSGDDEETETSLRVTAKYNKPTISFIPENITRREDVTLSCSSVGGYPKGQLRWFDEHNKDWIASSEMEAELTNDGLFKLSSKLSLLKNSIFSKYTCVVFNSSGGKEDEVTLEIPDTAASEGQEQRKVSDQTSKIVAPLVVIGSLIVGLLLALLIYRRRSQRHHREVPTCESDAEHGDHVEMYKECEDGTA, encoded by the exons ATGAACATGGCCTCCGTTGGTATCCTCTTCTTGTTTTTCATCGTTATCAGAGCACAAAGTGAAGGAAAAA CTTTTGTAGAAGTGGAATGCAAGACTGAAAACGTGGGACAGTATGGCCAGCAGTCAATGCTGGACTGTGTTGTCAAAACCTCAGAAGAAGTAAAAGAGCCAGAAATCACGGTGGTCGCTTGGAAGAAAAAGGGTTCTGAGGATGCCTTACTGGTTTTTCACAAAGGGAAAACTACATTGCGGCCTGGCTATAAGTTTGCTGAATCATCCTGGAACAACAGGAATATGAACATATCCCTGCTCATCACCAACACTATGATGGTGAACAGTGGAGATTATACATGCTTGGTGATGACAGACAGCGGTGATGATGAGGAAACAGAGACCAGCCTCAGAGTCACAG CCAAATacaacaaaccaacaataaGCTTCATCCCTGAGAACATTACGCGAAGAGAAGATGTCACCTTGTCCTGTAGCTCTGTTGGTGGATACCCAAAAGGTCAACTTCGCTGGTTCGATGAGCACAACAAGGATTGGATAGCAAGCAGTGAAATGGAGGCAGAGCTGACAAACGATGGTCTGTTTAAACTGTCTAGCAAGCTGTCTTTGCTGAAAAATTCCATTTTCTCCAAGTACACCTGCGTAGTGTTCAACTCCAGTGGCGGCAAAGAGGACGAGGTCACATTGGAAATACCAGACACAGCAGCATCTGAAG GTCAGGAACAAAGGAAAGTTTCGGATCAAACCTCCAAAATAGTCGCCCCTTTGGTGGTTATCGGATCGCTGATCGTAGGATTGCTGTTGGCGCTGCTGATTTACAGAAGGCGGTCTCAAC GTCACCATCGAGAGGTTCCTACATGTGAATCAGATGCTGAGCATG GTGATCATGTGGAGATGTATAAAGAATGTGAAGATGGCACAGCCTGA